The Terriglobales bacterium genome includes a region encoding these proteins:
- a CDS encoding NAD-dependent epimerase/dehydratase family protein, producing MSLAIITGSAGLVGSEAAAYYASQGWDVIGIDNDMRSYFFGAEASTRWVRERLENKYRNYIHREVDIRNTEEISGIFRRAGNEIDLIIHAAAQPSHDWAATDPVTDLAVNTNGTSSLLEATRRYCPDAVFIYMSTNKVYGDTPNSLPLIELDSRWEINPSHAYTEGIPETMSVDHTLHSLFGVSKLAADMLVQEYGKYFGMKTACFRGGCLTGPNHSGTQLHGFLSYLMKCVVSGNSYKIFGYKGKQVRDNIHSADLIQAFDEFYRAPRSGEVYNMGGGRFSNCSMLEAIAMCEEISGEELDWEYVDTPRKGDHQWWISDCSRFRSHFPKWEQEYDVRRILEEIYEASVERVPMLRAA from the coding sequence ATGAGTCTCGCAATTATCACTGGCTCTGCCGGTTTGGTGGGATCGGAGGCAGCCGCCTATTACGCTTCGCAAGGTTGGGATGTAATTGGCATCGACAATGACATGCGCAGCTACTTCTTCGGCGCCGAAGCCTCGACGCGATGGGTACGCGAGCGCCTCGAAAACAAATATCGCAACTATATCCATCGCGAGGTCGACATCCGCAACACCGAAGAGATATCCGGAATCTTTCGCCGAGCCGGCAACGAAATCGATCTCATTATTCATGCGGCAGCGCAGCCCTCGCATGATTGGGCGGCCACCGATCCCGTCACCGATCTCGCCGTCAACACAAATGGAACCTCCTCGTTGCTCGAGGCCACGCGTCGTTACTGCCCGGATGCCGTGTTCATTTACATGTCGACGAACAAAGTCTACGGAGACACACCCAATTCTCTGCCTCTTATCGAGCTTGATTCGCGCTGGGAGATCAATCCATCGCATGCCTACACAGAGGGAATTCCGGAGACGATGTCGGTAGATCACACCCTGCATAGCCTGTTTGGAGTCTCGAAGCTCGCGGCAGACATGCTTGTCCAGGAATATGGCAAGTACTTTGGCATGAAGACCGCCTGCTTTCGGGGCGGATGCCTCACCGGACCAAACCATTCCGGAACGCAACTGCACGGCTTTCTCTCCTACCTGATGAAGTGCGTCGTCTCTGGAAACTCGTACAAAATTTTCGGCTACAAGGGAAAGCAGGTGCGCGACAACATTCACAGCGCCGACCTGATTCAGGCCTTCGACGAGTTCTATCGCGCTCCCCGCAGTGGCGAGGTTTACAACATGGGCGGCGGGCGCTTCAGCAATTGCTCCATGCTCGAAGCAATCGCAATGTGCGAAGAGATCTCAGGCGAAGAGTTAGATTGGGAATATGTAGACACTCCGCGCAAGGGCGACCATCAATGGTGGATCAGCGACTGCTCCCGATTCCGTTCTCATTTCCCGAAATGGGAACAGGAGTACGATGTGCGCCGCATTCTGGAAGAAATCTACGAGGCGAGTGTGGAACGCGTCCCCATGCTGCGCGCCGCTTAG
- a CDS encoding WecB/TagA/CpsF family glycosyltransferase yields MINRGKHNLLGILIDAVDYEAAVERVLDAAREGRGAAVSALAVHGVMTGALDPIHRYRLNRFDLIVPDGQPVRWALNLMYGTRLEDRVYGPELTLRVCQRAAEEQVPVFFYGSTEPVLDRMQSNLVERFPTLQIAGVEASKFRRLTQSEAMDLSTRIRQSGAAIVFAGLGCPRQETWAYEFRDLLSMPILAVGAAFPFIAGELRQAPPRLQRIGMEWFFRLCTEPKRLWRRYAFLNPAYVALVVMQCARLRSFDTQGLMPESTMLFG; encoded by the coding sequence ATGATCAATCGAGGCAAGCACAACCTTTTGGGCATTCTCATCGACGCTGTGGATTACGAAGCTGCGGTGGAGCGCGTTCTGGATGCAGCACGCGAGGGTCGGGGCGCCGCAGTATCTGCTCTCGCGGTCCATGGCGTCATGACCGGTGCTCTTGATCCAATACATCGCTATCGCCTCAACCGCTTCGACCTGATCGTTCCCGATGGGCAGCCGGTTCGATGGGCCCTCAATCTTATGTATGGCACCAGGCTTGAAGATCGCGTGTACGGTCCCGAGCTCACGCTTCGCGTCTGCCAGCGAGCAGCAGAGGAGCAAGTGCCGGTCTTCTTTTATGGGAGTACCGAACCGGTGCTTGATCGAATGCAGAGCAATTTGGTGGAGCGTTTTCCCACACTTCAAATCGCCGGCGTGGAGGCTTCAAAATTTCGCCGGCTCACCCAATCGGAAGCGATGGACTTGAGCACGCGAATTCGCCAATCCGGAGCAGCCATAGTATTTGCGGGACTCGGCTGCCCTCGGCAGGAAACGTGGGCATACGAATTCCGCGATCTTTTGAGTATGCCGATCCTCGCCGTAGGCGCCGCATTTCCGTTCATCGCCGGGGAGCTGCGCCAGGCTCCGCCGCGGCTGCAGCGAATCGGAATGGAATGGTTTTTCCGACTCTGCACCGAACCCAAACGCCTCTGGCGACGTTATGCATTTCTGAATCCTGCGTACGTGGCATTAGTGGTCATGCAGTGCGCGCGACTCAGAAGCTTTGATACACAAGGACTGATGCCGGAATCGACCATGCTGTTCGGATAA
- a CDS encoding glycosyl hydrolase, producing the protein MIFLVILAFFIGCGDSQKSTTTTFSSPQTPSTPFSTSGVSAQYFGMHVHDIANWPSIAFGSLRLWDAGVTWPSLEPTQGQWNFAKLDAIVSKAQQNNVDVLMVLGLSPQWASARPTEPSAYQPGNAAEPANIQDWRDFVQAVATRYKGRIHAYEIWNEPNDPTFFSGTPAKMLELATEAYKILKQVDATVTVLSPAATEQGGLAWLDQYLAAGGGAVADVIAYHLYVHPNPPESMLTLLAQVKSTAAQHGQSSKPIWNTETGWHSPPTFTQADEAAYVARAYLLAASGGVGRFFWYAWDDHDWVSLQLTNADGTLRPSAQAFAVVRGWMMNSNVPTCSSDAGGTWICSLSQGTVTSHVVWNQNGTSTFSIPQSWNPTVMIDDAGQRTTLSPALSDMQISPAPVWLGPS; encoded by the coding sequence ATGATCTTCCTGGTAATTCTCGCCTTCTTCATTGGCTGCGGCGACAGCCAGAAGTCCACCACGACGACATTTTCTTCACCGCAGACGCCATCCACTCCATTCTCGACGTCCGGCGTGTCTGCGCAATATTTCGGGATGCACGTGCACGACATTGCAAACTGGCCGTCGATTGCATTCGGCTCATTGCGCCTCTGGGACGCAGGTGTGACTTGGCCCAGTTTGGAACCAACCCAGGGGCAGTGGAATTTTGCCAAGCTCGACGCAATTGTCTCCAAAGCCCAACAGAACAACGTCGACGTGTTGATGGTTCTCGGACTTTCCCCGCAATGGGCCTCGGCGCGACCGACCGAACCCTCAGCCTACCAGCCCGGCAATGCCGCCGAACCTGCCAATATTCAGGACTGGCGCGACTTCGTCCAGGCAGTTGCAACCCGTTACAAAGGACGCATTCACGCGTATGAAATCTGGAATGAGCCTAACGATCCGACATTCTTTTCAGGAACGCCGGCAAAGATGCTGGAACTCGCAACTGAGGCTTACAAAATTCTGAAGCAAGTCGATGCAACGGTAACGGTGTTGTCTCCCGCAGCCACTGAGCAAGGCGGACTCGCATGGCTGGATCAGTATCTCGCAGCCGGCGGCGGCGCCGTAGCCGACGTAATCGCTTATCACCTCTACGTTCATCCCAATCCGCCGGAAAGCATGCTTACGCTACTGGCGCAAGTGAAGTCCACCGCCGCACAGCATGGCCAATCCTCGAAACCGATTTGGAACACGGAAACCGGATGGCACTCGCCACCAACCTTCACTCAGGCCGATGAAGCGGCTTATGTTGCCCGAGCCTATCTCTTGGCTGCCAGTGGCGGAGTCGGCCGCTTTTTCTGGTATGCGTGGGATGATCACGATTGGGTAAGTTTGCAGCTGACCAATGCCGACGGCACTTTACGTCCTTCCGCACAGGCATTTGCGGTAGTGAGAGGCTGGATGATGAATTCCAACGTTCCCACTTGTTCCTCCGACGCCGGCGGCACATGGATCTGCTCCCTGTCGCAGGGAACCGTCACGTCACATGTGGTTTGGAATCAGAATGGAACTTCCACCTTTTCCATTCCTCAAAGCTGGAATCCGACTGTAATGATCGACGATGCGGGACAGCGCACGACACTCTCTCCCGCCCTGAGCGATATGCAAATCAGTCCTGCGCCCGTGTGGTTAGGACCCAGCTAG
- a CDS encoding ABC transporter permease — protein sequence MNSFFSDLRHGLHLLRKSPGFTAVAVATLALGIGATTAVYSVVYAVVLNPFPYKDVDTLMSVRVSEPGQNGGRLYYTPSQFLEIAERNTIFSSTIASTISDILWTSKGEPQRLRGNFVTRDTFSTLGVPPLLGRALTPDDFRPDSPPAVVLGYRFWQRQFGGDPKVLGAELNLNGAVRTVVGVMPRPFMWRGADVYLPIVYQRDKVIEGVTGVHLLGRLKPGVTEAQADADLRPIIADLRRQDPKQFPENFRVSLLSFKETFPSDIRQGLLILLGAVALLLLIACANVSNLLLAKATSRQREMAVRIALGAKRSRLIQQLLTESLLLAILGGALGGLLAYGGLKAIIAIVPAGTIPDEAVIAMSVPVLAFACAISVLTALLFGLVPALQAWTTNLVSALKDRDTGGASNLRQRWIRNALVVGEIALSLMLLMGATLMVRTLLAVEGADLGIRHDHLLTFRVPVNEQQYSDLTKRDQFLEQLLEHVQSAHGVEAVALNTSMHPFGNWRLPVDVDGSSQTDHRRVMLHQINADYTTVAGIPLLSGRLFTREDVEAQRPFALVNQGFVRRYFSGRDPLGRMIRIPDFKTPPSNASEDSFQIVGVVRDTLDWGWQGGGAVTPELYIPFTFLGRASRVMVLTQGDPSPVVAEVRNQISSLDPNQPVTDVRTMEAALSEELMSQPRFNLALFATFGGLGLLLAVVGVYGLMSHLVSTRTHEIGVRIALGANFRHVAGTILGDGAKLLVAGACIGLLCSVATARLIREQVWRVSPFDPLSFSVVVLILVSAGLLACFWPALRAARLNPMTALRHE from the coding sequence ATGAACTCGTTCTTCTCTGATCTTCGACACGGCCTTCACCTGCTGAGGAAGTCTCCCGGATTCACGGCTGTCGCCGTGGCCACACTGGCGCTTGGAATCGGAGCGACCACTGCGGTGTACAGCGTGGTTTACGCCGTCGTGCTGAATCCGTTTCCCTACAAGGACGTCGACACGCTCATGAGCGTCCGCGTCTCCGAGCCCGGCCAGAACGGCGGACGTCTCTATTACACGCCTTCACAATTTCTCGAGATCGCGGAGCGGAACACGATTTTTTCGAGCACCATCGCATCGACGATCAGCGACATTCTCTGGACGAGCAAAGGCGAGCCGCAGCGGCTGCGCGGCAATTTCGTTACACGCGATACGTTCTCCACGCTCGGCGTTCCTCCCCTTTTGGGAAGAGCGCTTACGCCCGACGATTTTCGTCCTGACTCGCCGCCCGCAGTCGTGCTAGGTTACCGCTTCTGGCAGCGTCAGTTCGGAGGCGATCCCAAGGTGCTCGGCGCCGAGCTGAACCTCAACGGCGCAGTTCGCACCGTAGTCGGAGTCATGCCGCGTCCATTCATGTGGCGCGGAGCCGACGTGTATCTCCCCATCGTTTACCAACGCGACAAGGTTATCGAAGGCGTAACCGGCGTCCATCTTCTCGGACGCCTCAAGCCCGGAGTCACCGAGGCGCAGGCCGACGCCGATCTGCGGCCGATCATCGCGGACCTCCGCCGACAGGATCCAAAACAGTTCCCGGAAAACTTCCGCGTGAGCCTGCTTTCCTTCAAGGAGACATTTCCCAGTGACATTCGCCAGGGACTGCTGATTCTGCTCGGCGCAGTCGCGTTACTGCTGCTGATCGCCTGCGCCAACGTCTCGAATCTGCTGCTGGCCAAGGCGACCTCACGGCAGCGAGAGATGGCGGTGCGTATCGCCCTCGGCGCAAAGCGATCGCGATTGATCCAGCAGCTTCTGACTGAAAGCCTGCTGCTGGCAATTCTGGGTGGCGCTCTTGGCGGACTGCTCGCCTATGGCGGATTGAAAGCCATCATCGCTATCGTGCCTGCAGGGACGATTCCGGACGAAGCCGTGATCGCGATGAGCGTTCCTGTGCTGGCTTTTGCGTGTGCCATTTCGGTACTTACAGCGCTCCTCTTCGGACTGGTTCCGGCGCTGCAGGCCTGGACCACGAATCTGGTTTCGGCGCTCAAAGATCGCGACACCGGCGGGGCATCGAACCTGCGGCAGCGCTGGATTCGCAATGCGCTCGTTGTCGGCGAGATTGCGCTCTCCCTCATGCTCCTGATGGGAGCGACGCTCATGGTCCGCACCCTGCTTGCGGTCGAGGGTGCCGATCTGGGAATCCGCCACGACCATCTGCTCACGTTCCGCGTTCCCGTGAACGAGCAGCAATATTCCGACCTGACAAAGCGCGATCAGTTCCTCGAGCAGCTGCTGGAACATGTGCAGTCGGCGCACGGAGTAGAAGCCGTCGCGCTCAACACCTCGATGCATCCTTTTGGAAACTGGCGGCTGCCGGTAGATGTGGACGGCAGCTCGCAGACCGATCACCGGCGCGTCATGCTCCATCAGATCAATGCCGATTACACCACCGTCGCCGGCATCCCGCTGCTCAGCGGACGCCTGTTCACCCGCGAAGATGTCGAGGCGCAGCGGCCATTCGCGCTCGTGAATCAGGGTTTCGTGCGCCGCTACTTCAGCGGACGCGATCCGCTCGGCCGGATGATCCGCATTCCCGATTTCAAGACTCCGCCTTCCAATGCGTCGGAGGATTCATTCCAGATCGTCGGGGTAGTACGAGACACGCTCGACTGGGGCTGGCAGGGCGGCGGCGCGGTCACGCCGGAGCTTTACATTCCATTCACCTTTCTCGGACGCGCAAGTCGCGTTATGGTGCTCACTCAGGGAGATCCCTCGCCAGTCGTGGCAGAGGTCAGGAACCAAATCTCCTCCCTCGATCCGAACCAGCCCGTGACCGACGTGCGTACGATGGAAGCCGCATTGAGCGAGGAGCTCATGTCGCAGCCACGTTTCAATCTGGCACTATTCGCCACCTTCGGCGGCCTTGGCTTGTTGCTGGCGGTGGTAGGAGTGTATGGATTAATGTCGCATCTGGTATCAACGCGAACGCACGAAATCGGCGTACGCATCGCTCTCGGAGCCAACTTCCGCCACGTCGCAGGAACGATCCTCGGCGACGGCGCCAAACTACTTGTTGCAGGTGCCTGCATCGGACTCCTCTGCAGCGTCGCCACAGCCCGCCTGATTCGTGAACAAGTCTGGCGAGTCTCTCCCTTCGATCCACTGTCGTTCAGCGTCGTGGTTTTGATTCTTGTGTCAGCCGGTCTACTGGCATGCTTCTGGCCAGCGCTCCGCGCTGCCCGGCTGAATCCGATGACGGCGTTGCGGCATGAGTGA
- a CDS encoding TMEM175 family protein, with amino-acid sequence MRDERQTAHRLAAYSDAVFAVIVTVMVLELKAPDEPTFSALWPLWPTAISYAVSYLFIAIIWINHHYLMRFTGPPTLRLIWINFVHLFMVSLLPFATAWIARTALASSPMVFYAGLFVCIDIAYNVFEREVLASAEAVQMPKHTRRLARRRSLIVLALFITAMLVAFVAPRLGFVLICGALILHLSPEVPVSRPTIDRISRAFKMRQKRKPETGKTEKASG; translated from the coding sequence ATGCGCGACGAAAGGCAAACCGCTCATCGGCTGGCTGCGTATTCAGACGCCGTCTTCGCGGTCATCGTGACCGTGATGGTGCTGGAGCTGAAAGCACCCGATGAACCTACGTTCTCTGCGCTATGGCCTCTGTGGCCGACAGCCATCAGCTATGCGGTCAGCTATCTTTTTATCGCTATTATTTGGATCAACCACCATTACCTGATGCGGTTCACCGGTCCGCCGACCCTGCGATTGATATGGATTAACTTCGTCCATCTCTTCATGGTGTCGCTCCTGCCATTCGCGACCGCATGGATTGCGCGCACCGCGCTCGCGTCATCTCCCATGGTGTTCTACGCCGGACTGTTCGTCTGTATCGACATCGCATACAACGTTTTCGAGCGCGAGGTGTTGGCGAGCGCTGAGGCGGTGCAAATGCCGAAGCACACAAGACGCCTTGCGAGGCGCCGATCACTCATTGTCCTCGCGCTTTTTATTACTGCAATGCTAGTGGCATTTGTCGCGCCAAGGCTCGGGTTCGTGCTGATATGCGGCGCTCTGATCCTTCATCTGTCGCCAGAGGTGCCTGTGAGTAGGCCCACGATAGACCGAATTTCGCGCGCTTTCAAAATGCGCCAAAAACGCAAACCTGAAACGGGAAAAACGGAGAAGGCTTCAGGTTAG
- a CDS encoding VOC family protein — MSNSVKPIPDGYHTATPYLTLKDTSEAIDFYKRAFGAVEIFRMNGPDGKIAHAEIRIGNSPLMLGDESPCSEAKAPETLDGTTLGIFLYVDDVDASFKRALDAGAHQTVPLQNMFWGDRFGRLTDPFGHKWMLATHVEDVSPAEMEERMCAAAAAK; from the coding sequence ATGAGCAACTCTGTGAAACCGATTCCTGATGGCTACCATACCGCCACTCCGTATCTCACGTTGAAAGATACCTCTGAAGCAATTGATTTCTATAAACGGGCGTTTGGCGCCGTGGAAATCTTCCGCATGAATGGTCCGGACGGAAAGATCGCCCATGCCGAAATCAGAATTGGCAACTCGCCCCTGATGCTCGGTGATGAATCGCCGTGCAGTGAGGCGAAGGCGCCGGAGACGTTGGACGGAACCACTTTGGGGATTTTCCTGTACGTGGACGATGTCGATGCATCATTCAAACGGGCTCTCGATGCCGGCGCTCACCAGACGGTGCCGCTGCAGAATATGTTCTGGGGCGATCGCTTTGGCCGATTGACCGATCCATTTGGACACAAATGGATGTTGGCGACTCATGTCGAAGACGTCTCTCCCGCGGAGATGGAAGAGAGAATGTGCGCCGCCGCTGCTGCGAAGTAG